The Brachyhypopomus gauderio isolate BG-103 chromosome 12, BGAUD_0.2, whole genome shotgun sequence genome window below encodes:
- the clcc1 gene encoding chloride channel CLIC-like protein 1, producing the protein MRISAVGLLATHSLVLAVCCSFVAADDEWIDPYDMINYDATTKTMKKPNEASSYSNVPTKRRGFIPDDGQVDQYPDITQCTNKVDRLQRDLEEYKRRQTISSQQPACNPVFKRFLSKLLKEIEKLGLPSYVSADMHYDAEVKLSEQMVAEIQKFLKDDGTWTTGALDDALSQILINFKLHDYEAWKWRFEDTFGVELEAVIKVSSFILIIVLIITTEVWSTVSWFLQFRRMFVICFIISLVWNWFYLYKIEFAKHQANVVKVEDVNDKCVGLKKFDWKDNFKEWFRTTWTLQDDPCQQYYEVLMVNPILLVPPTKAISVTITSFFTDPLKQIGHGISEFLRALLKDLPVHLQIPVLLTVVLSIVVFVYVSAQAAVHHAVARPLRGGRGDPPPPAVQQPTRPLLREQKEEEDRDPWAQGDADRTLQPRPDPRQEGSAISPMQNQGNSRPEVQQRRHVRPNETMQRVYVETLRNADDLYSGDETDIWQVDRAEGSSQPQESELLNGDVAEEGNKTSTHTSMKPELSKPAPKEPSAKSDDAENQTTRVLDESTTVLGAASKKENVETIGTPVQKTVQF; encoded by the exons ATGAGAATATCAGCTGTTGGTCTTTTGGCCACTCACTCACTTGTGCTCGCTGTCTGCTGCTCTTTTGTGGCGGCTGACGACGAATGGATCGATCCGTACGACATGATCAACTACGACGCCACCACAAAAACCATGAAAAAACCCAATGAG GCTTCCAGCTACAGTAATGTACCAACTAAAAGAAGAGGATTCATTCCAGATGATGGTCAAGTAGATCAATACCCAGACATTACACAGTGTACCAACAAGGTGGACAGGTTACAAAGAGAT CTTGAAGAGTACAAAAGGAGGCAGACTATATCCTCCCAGCAGCCAGCATGCAATCCAGTGTTCAAGCGCTTTCTCTCAAAGCTTCTAAAGGAAATTGAGAAACTCGGCTTG CCTAGTTACGTCAGTGCCGACATGCACTACGATGCTGAAGTAAAGCTGTCCGAGCAAATGGTCGCAGAAATTCAGAAATTTCTGAAAGACGATGGAACCTGGACAACTGGGGCTCTGGATGATGCTCTGAGTCAAATACTGATCAACTTTAAACTCCATGACTACGAGGCCTGGAAATGGCGCTTTGAGGATACATTTGGTGTGGAGCTTGAAGCTGTCATTAAG GTGTCCTCCTTTATCCTGATAATTGTACTCATTATCACCACTGAGGTGTGGTCCACAGTCTCCTGGTTTCTGCAGTTTAGAAGAATGTTTGTTATATGCttcatcatcagtttagtgtGGAACTGGTTCTATCTCTACAAG ATCGAATTTGCTAAACATCAGGCCAATGTTGTAAAGGTGGAAGATGTGAATGACAAATGTGTTGGACTGAAAAAATTCGACTGGAAAGACAATTTCAAGG AGTGGTTTCGGACCACGTGGACTCTTCAGGACGATCCTTGTCAGCAATACTACGAAGTTCTCATGGTGAACCCCATCTTGCTGGTGCCTCCAACCAAG GCCATCAGTGTTACCATCACCTCATTCTTTACAGACCCTCTGAAGCAGATTGGACATGGCATTAGTGAATTTCTCAGAGCCTTGCTGAAAGACCTGCCTGTCCACCTGCAAATACCTGTGCTTCTCACTGTTGTGCTCAGTATCGTG gtgtttgtgtatgtcAGTGCCCAAGCAGCTGTCCATCATGCTGTTGCAAGGCCACTGCGAGGTGGGCGAGGTGACCCTCCACCCCCTGCTGTGCAACAGCCTACTCGCCCTCTGCTGAGGGagcagaaggaggaggaggacagggaCCCCTGGGCACAAGGGGACGCTGATCGCACCCTGCAGCCCAGACCAGACCCACGCCAGGAGGGTAGCGCCATAAGTCCGATGCAAAATCAAGGGAACAGCAGGCCTGAGGTTCAGCAAAGGAGACACGTTAGACCCAACGAAACGATGCAGAGGGTGTACGTGGAAACCTTGCGGAATGCGGACGACCTGTACAGCGGTGACGAGACAGACATTTGGCAGGTGGACAGGGCTGAAGGGTCATCTCAGCCCCAAGAGAGTGAGCTTCTCAACGGAGATGTGGCAGAGGAGGGAAATaagacatcaacacacacatcgATGAAGCCAGAGCTCTCAAAACCTGCACCCAAGGAGCCAAGTGCTAAAAGCGATGATGCTGAAAACCAAACGACGAGAGTT TTGGATGAATCAACAACTGTCTTGGGAGCAGCGTCCAAAAAGGAAAATGTGGAAACTATTGGGACGCCAGTCCAAAAAACGGTTCAGTTTTAG